Proteins co-encoded in one Chitinophagales bacterium genomic window:
- a CDS encoding phytanoyl-CoA dioxygenase family protein, with translation MVTEKQLVNSPSFTNQDKLEYQNKGVIHIEDMLPFNTVRHLQASAEANFKSDDQPDGVIREFDRFSNEFANRDEFFKVLAQDILAPLNKLTNDELVVTQIAILELEVGKGKGFDWHFDEYSFSFIDINSPGHTLWVPLNPIDVNKQRGGMVWVHQDDFSGKGRLKQWTHYQLADKELKIMPNGHYSKSKYEQYYNDNWAGPYDKVMLDDLQQECSLKLGDALLFNRNTWHKSQELLPNGPLTKRTTIIFRLVSLDAKIHRTLFEKTIERMKLEGNVPPKSFGHRLGAFKDGDSIRDAINSGISF, from the coding sequence ATGGTAACTGAAAAACAACTTGTCAACTCTCCATCTTTTACAAACCAAGATAAACTTGAATATCAAAATAAAGGTGTCATACATATTGAAGATATGCTTCCGTTTAATACAGTACGCCATTTACAAGCATCCGCAGAAGCAAACTTCAAATCTGATGATCAGCCTGATGGGGTCATTCGGGAATTTGACAGATTTTCCAATGAATTTGCCAATAGAGATGAATTTTTCAAAGTATTGGCTCAAGATATTTTAGCACCTCTCAACAAATTAACCAATGATGAGTTGGTGGTAACTCAAATTGCCATTTTAGAATTGGAAGTAGGGAAAGGCAAGGGGTTTGATTGGCATTTTGATGAATACAGCTTCAGTTTTATAGATATCAACTCACCTGGACATACCTTGTGGGTTCCCTTAAATCCGATAGATGTCAATAAACAAAGAGGTGGTATGGTATGGGTACATCAGGATGATTTCAGTGGCAAAGGTCGCTTGAAGCAGTGGACACATTACCAATTAGCCGACAAAGAACTCAAAATAATGCCCAATGGACATTATTCCAAATCCAAATACGAACAATATTATAACGACAATTGGGCAGGTCCTTATGATAAGGTCATGCTAGATGATTTGCAACAAGAATGTAGCTTGAAACTAGGGGATGCACTGCTGTTTAATAGAAATACTTGGCACAAAAGCCAAGAACTCTTACCAAATGGACCGCTTACAAAACGAACCACCATTATTTTTAGATTGGTGAGTTTGGATGCAAAGATCCACCGTACTCTTTTTGAAAAAACAATTGAACGCATGAAATTAGAAGGGAATGTTCCTCCTAAATCATTTGGACATCGTTTGGGTGCTTTTAAAGATGGTGATTCTATTAGAGATGCAATCAATTCAGGAATATCTTTCTGA
- a CDS encoding universal stress protein, with protein MNNILVPTDFSENAVNAFRYALHIAAKQNASITTLHIYSLNISSLEIGTPPELMQSILENQEEREGEHYKEFAEKLHLEATAENLAHVPVVHKLTEGLVVDEIVQESMDEDPDLIVLGTDGVDNLADRLFGTTTSNVIENVDCAVLTVPAGAEYNGLHRIAYASDFNKDDVGALKEMLELAGLFGATIHVVHVSEEGAPTDEDQRRMEELEENFIATEEAGKIVFDLISAENVVVGLEQYLEKEAIDMLVMFKEKESFWERLFSPSLTKKIALHGKKPLLVLKRKLEID; from the coding sequence ATGAACAATATTTTAGTCCCTACGGATTTTTCGGAAAATGCGGTGAATGCTTTCAGGTATGCACTACACATTGCAGCCAAACAAAATGCGAGTATCACCACACTGCATATTTACAGTCTAAATATTTCCAGTTTGGAAATAGGCACGCCTCCTGAGTTGATGCAGTCTATTTTGGAGAATCAAGAGGAGAGAGAAGGAGAGCATTACAAAGAATTTGCAGAGAAACTGCACCTTGAAGCGACTGCCGAAAACTTGGCGCATGTGCCTGTTGTGCATAAGCTCACAGAGGGTTTGGTGGTGGATGAAATCGTACAGGAATCTATGGATGAAGACCCAGATTTGATCGTATTGGGAACGGACGGGGTGGACAATTTGGCAGATAGATTGTTTGGAACGACTACTTCCAATGTAATTGAAAATGTGGATTGTGCAGTGCTTACTGTTCCTGCGGGTGCAGAATATAATGGACTTCACCGAATTGCGTATGCTTCTGATTTCAACAAAGATGATGTGGGAGCTTTGAAAGAAATGCTGGAGTTGGCAGGGCTTTTTGGAGCAACGATTCATGTGGTACATGTGAGTGAGGAGGGGGCTCCAACTGACGAAGATCAACGTAGAATGGAGGAATTGGAGGAAAATTTTATTGCGACCGAAGAAGCAGGTAAGATAGTATTTGACTTGATTAGTGCAGAGAATGTAGTAGTTGGTTTGGAGCAATATTTGGAGAAGGAGGCCATTGATATGTTGGTGATGTTCAAAGAGAAAGAAAGTTTTTGGGAGCGTTTGTTTAGCCCCAGTTTGACCAAAAAAATCGCTTTACATGGCAAAAAACCTTTGTTGGTATTGAAGCGGAAGTTGGAGATTGATTGA
- a CDS encoding STAS domain-containing protein, which produces MTITVNQTQNIQVLNLNGNLVLGQDTALRNKIIELLDDNHRNFVLNFKNVKFLDTIGLSSLLSVHTMISNENGKLAICEVNSNIENLLHITGTIRLFDIYDGEQEAVDSF; this is translated from the coding sequence ATGACAATTACTGTAAATCAAACACAAAACATACAAGTACTAAACTTGAATGGAAATCTCGTATTGGGTCAAGATACTGCTTTGCGAAATAAAATCATAGAGTTATTGGACGACAACCATCGAAATTTTGTATTAAATTTCAAGAATGTTAAGTTTTTAGACACTATAGGACTGAGTAGTTTGCTGTCTGTACATACGATGATTTCAAATGAAAACGGAAAATTGGCTATTTGCGAAGTTAATTCAAATATAGAAAATTTATTACATATAACGGGCACTATTCGCCTGTTTGACATTTATGATGGAGAACAAGAAGCTGTTGATTCTTTTTAG
- a CDS encoding SET domain-containing protein-lysine N-methyltransferase yields the protein MKIENKQVTSFFEVRHFKESNYKSMFATQDIAADAVLMEFGYKEILPQPTRYSVQTSMNRHIHLDPEYLQYINHSCHPNVFFDLETMPLRTLRPLKKGDEVAFFYPSTEWAMTEAFDCLCGNKHCLKRIQGAAFLEEKLLERHRLSPHIQTKLLERTTILS from the coding sequence ATGAAAATTGAAAACAAACAAGTTACTTCTTTTTTTGAAGTCCGACACTTCAAAGAATCAAATTATAAATCCATGTTTGCTACCCAAGACATTGCTGCCGATGCAGTTTTGATGGAATTTGGGTACAAAGAAATTTTGCCTCAACCTACCCGCTATTCAGTACAGACAAGCATGAATCGACACATTCACCTCGACCCCGAATATTTGCAATACATCAATCACAGTTGCCATCCTAATGTCTTTTTTGACTTGGAAACGATGCCTTTGCGAACTTTACGCCCTCTCAAAAAAGGCGATGAAGTGGCATTTTTCTACCCTTCTACTGAATGGGCAATGACAGAGGCTTTTGATTGTTTGTGTGGAAATAAACACTGTTTGAAGCGTATCCAAGGAGCAGCATTTTTGGAGGAAAAATTACTTGAACGACATCGTTTGTCTCCACACATCCAAACGAAATTATTGGAGAGGACAACAATTCTTTCATAA
- a CDS encoding UDP-2,3-diacylglucosamine diphosphatase, which produces MTRRDVEIVVVSDIHLGTYGCHATELIKYLKSIKPKTLILNGDIIDIWQFSKRYFPSEHISVIQQLVKMLAKGTTIHYLTGNHDELLRKFSDFSAGNFHLQDKLLLDIDGKKAWIFHGDVFDASITHARWIAKLGGWGYDLLIRLNRFINHLLKKMGKPKMSLSKKVKDNVKEAVKYVGNFEDTAIDLAMDQSYDYVICGHIHKPEIRKVDNQKGSTTYLNSGDWIENLTALEYNKGKWTVFQYENEEHLPAIVSEKTMEVNVLTAIEG; this is translated from the coding sequence ATGACCAGAAGAGATGTAGAAATTGTGGTGGTATCTGATATACACTTAGGCACTTATGGATGTCATGCCACAGAACTAATCAAGTATCTAAAAAGCATCAAGCCCAAAACATTGATTTTGAATGGTGACATTATTGATATTTGGCAGTTTAGCAAACGTTATTTTCCAAGCGAGCATATCTCGGTTATCCAACAACTAGTGAAAATGCTGGCGAAAGGCACAACAATTCATTATCTCACAGGCAATCACGATGAACTACTTCGCAAATTTTCTGACTTTTCGGCGGGTAATTTTCACCTTCAAGACAAGCTGCTACTGGATATTGACGGCAAAAAAGCGTGGATATTTCATGGAGATGTTTTTGATGCCTCCATCACACATGCCCGATGGATTGCAAAGTTAGGAGGTTGGGGCTATGACCTATTGATTCGCCTCAATCGCTTTATCAATCATCTACTGAAGAAAATGGGGAAACCCAAAATGTCTTTATCTAAAAAGGTGAAAGACAATGTGAAAGAAGCAGTAAAATATGTTGGCAATTTTGAAGATACAGCCATTGATTTGGCAATGGATCAGTCTTATGACTATGTTATTTGTGGACATATTCACAAACCAGAAATCAGAAAAGTTGACAACCAAAAAGGAAGTACAACATACCTCAATTCGGGTGATTGGATTGAAAACCTTACCGCTTTGGAATACAATAAAGGAAAATGGACAGTATTTCAATACGAAAATGAAGAACATTTACCTGCAATCGTTTCCGAAAAAACAATGGAAGTAAATGTTCTCACTGCAATTGAAGGCTGA
- a CDS encoding CHAT domain-containing tetratricopeptide repeat protein: protein MNTTPDYKFLQKADALFAEGQALFGASTFNEYYDIFERAAKIYLQFQDWEKYLQCRYKMAYWKMKKNRLDESKKSVEEILNLYQSKIGKDTQLKGDLYDLLSVIYFDQWKYQESLEASDLCLTIYTHLNHYKGICSAHIGIGNVYNHTFRHREALQEYYKALKIIKTHGFNESGYIYYNMAVAYRQLEHLYLSQTYYQKALFIFNKNFEQYFVITANIQISLGEIAALDKQYELAKSLYQDALDILQKKELINSLTAIIFIHMGKIFAAQNNWKQAEDYFEKAIDFQQKHSPDDYEWFSLSYNILAHLYISHEKWSIAEAYLQKSLSANEELTFNQDMFKAKNYSDCAYVLQKQNKLEQALSFIEKAVHHQKIASSQQGASSEQVFLNLETQRIRIYFRLFQNTQSIDYLQIGLQTIPNIIRLIEDIRANVFQEADQINFNEDITDFYQLATDLLYEQYLLQQTEKTLKEIFLFSEKNKVHSLLSTIKNVEALQLANIPKEELRKLQQIQSEMSHCQTQLQEDGLNETKVDLDKYAEELVHLQIKYHQLTQEIEQNHPEYLTLKHQMPLVDLEDVQSQLPTSTALIEYTLTNEFVYIFCITSQQIYLERIALPTDIHSQIDTFIDEGILGMNRKVYVQKAHQLHQILIAPIKKKLDKNNIDSLLIIPDNRLLELPFEVLLTQKTPFKTAYSKMTYLVNDCNIHYHYSATLRHYQQHRNPHLKELPNRFLGFAPVYDEQQFPAQASGELPVEATRDVSIQGRNYKALLYSEKEVKDIQESFHKKGWEAEGFLRSNANLEQFKEKVHRIPTKFIHIAAHGVSNQKKNILGILFSPNIGNNKVLGNESLENSFPFNVRQQNMAKDKNNILYAHEVYQLKLQSDLVFLSCCESGVGKIAIGEGILSLNRGLLYAGVSNIVFTLFKIYDQTTAIFAHHFYDYLLNKEDNYSKALQYAKLQLIAEDLPPRYWGGFLLLGD, encoded by the coding sequence ATGAATACTACTCCTGATTACAAGTTTCTTCAAAAAGCCGATGCCTTATTTGCAGAAGGGCAAGCACTCTTTGGTGCAAGTACCTTCAATGAGTATTATGATATATTTGAGAGGGCTGCTAAAATATATTTGCAATTTCAAGATTGGGAAAAATACCTTCAATGTCGGTATAAAATGGCGTATTGGAAGATGAAAAAGAATCGATTAGATGAATCTAAAAAATCTGTTGAAGAAATTCTGAACTTGTACCAGAGTAAAATAGGAAAAGATACGCAGCTAAAAGGAGATTTGTATGATCTCCTATCCGTGATTTATTTTGACCAATGGAAATACCAAGAATCATTGGAGGCATCTGACTTGTGTTTGACCATCTACACGCACCTCAATCATTACAAAGGAATTTGCTCTGCCCATATTGGTATTGGTAACGTTTACAATCATACATTTAGACACCGAGAGGCATTGCAGGAATATTACAAAGCCTTGAAAATCATTAAAACACATGGCTTTAACGAGTCGGGATATATATACTACAATATGGCGGTTGCTTACCGTCAGTTGGAACACTTGTATTTGTCACAAACCTACTATCAAAAAGCACTGTTTATTTTTAATAAAAACTTTGAGCAATACTTCGTCATTACAGCAAATATCCAAATAAGTTTGGGGGAAATAGCGGCACTGGATAAGCAGTATGAATTGGCAAAATCTCTGTATCAAGATGCCTTGGATATTTTACAAAAAAAGGAGCTAATCAATAGTTTGACAGCTATTATTTTCATTCATATGGGAAAAATTTTTGCTGCTCAAAATAACTGGAAACAGGCTGAAGATTATTTTGAAAAAGCCATTGATTTTCAGCAAAAACACAGCCCCGATGACTACGAATGGTTCTCTCTCTCCTACAATATCTTGGCGCATCTCTATATAAGCCATGAAAAGTGGAGCATTGCAGAAGCATATCTCCAAAAATCTTTAAGTGCAAATGAGGAGTTGACTTTCAATCAAGATATGTTTAAAGCAAAAAATTATTCAGATTGTGCCTATGTTCTTCAAAAACAGAATAAACTGGAGCAAGCTCTTTCTTTCATTGAAAAAGCAGTGCACCATCAAAAAATAGCCTCTTCCCAACAAGGAGCTTCTAGCGAACAGGTGTTTTTAAACCTGGAAACCCAACGAATCAGAATCTATTTTAGGCTTTTCCAAAACACACAATCTATTGATTATCTACAAATAGGACTTCAAACCATTCCCAATATTATACGCTTGATTGAAGATATTCGGGCAAATGTTTTTCAAGAAGCAGATCAAATCAACTTTAACGAGGATATAACAGACTTTTACCAACTTGCCACGGACTTGTTATATGAGCAGTATTTACTCCAACAGACGGAGAAAACCTTGAAAGAAATTTTCCTATTTTCCGAAAAAAATAAGGTTCACAGCCTTCTGTCCACCATCAAAAATGTAGAAGCCCTTCAATTGGCAAACATTCCTAAAGAAGAGTTGAGAAAACTGCAACAAATTCAATCAGAAATGAGTCATTGTCAAACACAACTGCAAGAAGATGGGCTGAATGAAACAAAGGTAGATTTGGATAAATATGCTGAAGAATTGGTGCATCTTCAAATAAAATACCACCAACTTACCCAAGAAATAGAACAGAACCATCCCGAATATTTAACTTTGAAGCATCAAATGCCCTTAGTGGACTTAGAGGATGTTCAATCACAACTACCTACTTCCACTGCCCTAATCGAATACACACTTACCAATGAATTTGTCTATATTTTCTGTATTACTTCACAGCAAATTTACTTGGAGCGCATTGCTCTACCCACCGACATTCACTCCCAGATAGACACTTTCATAGACGAAGGAATACTCGGCATGAACCGTAAGGTCTATGTCCAAAAAGCCCACCAATTACACCAAATATTGATTGCGCCCATCAAAAAAAAATTAGACAAAAATAACATTGATTCTCTGCTTATTATCCCCGACAACCGCCTATTGGAGTTGCCTTTTGAAGTATTGTTGACCCAAAAAACACCTTTCAAAACTGCTTATTCAAAGATGACTTATTTAGTGAATGACTGCAACATTCACTACCATTATTCCGCAACCTTGCGACACTACCAACAACATCGAAATCCGCATCTCAAAGAACTCCCCAATCGTTTTTTGGGTTTCGCACCTGTATATGACGAACAGCAGTTCCCTGCTCAAGCTTCGGGAGAACTTCCAGTTGAAGCCACCAGAGATGTGTCTATTCAAGGAAGAAACTACAAAGCCCTTTTGTATTCCGAAAAAGAGGTAAAAGACATTCAGGAAAGTTTTCACAAAAAAGGATGGGAAGCAGAAGGCTTTCTGCGTTCGAATGCGAACCTCGAACAGTTCAAAGAAAAAGTACATCGAATACCTACCAAATTTATCCACATTGCCGCCCATGGAGTATCCAATCAAAAGAAAAATATTTTGGGAATTTTGTTTTCACCCAATATAGGTAACAACAAGGTTTTAGGAAACGAAAGCCTTGAAAATTCGTTTCCCTTCAATGTCCGCCAACAAAATATGGCAAAGGATAAAAACAACATTTTGTATGCCCACGAGGTGTACCAATTGAAGTTGCAAAGTGATTTGGTCTTTTTGAGTTGTTGTGAGAGCGGAGTAGGAAAAATTGCAATAGGAGAAGGTATTTTGTCCCTCAATCGAGGTCTATTGTATGCAGGCGTTTCCAATATCGTTTTTACCCTCTTCAAAATCTACGACCAAACGACTGCCATTTTTGCCCATCATTTCTACGATTACCTACTCAACAAGGAGGATAACTACTCCAAAGCCCTACAATACGCCAAATTGCAGTTGATTGCAGAAGATTTGCCGCCGAGGTATTGGGGAGGTTTTTTGTTGTTGGGGGATTGA
- a CDS encoding RtcB family protein, with amino-acid sequence MGKSKLKGKDLMALGFKQSRAIGILLNVMQKNFKHSSKEEKLQMASRLLANPKNYEEDEAFGLIAKELIQQANVDAGIITELGEIPLRNKSIDFQIYGKENIEKGAIQQMYTAMKLPVAIAGALMPDAHQGYGLPIGGVLATHNAVIPYGVGVDIGCRMCLTMYDLPDNFIKRYHTNLKQHLGDNTRFGMGCEFDTPMDDEVLESKVFQEIDFVKKLKQTAYKQIGTSGGGNHFVEFGMVEILTTENDWNLPIGKYVAILSHSGSRGLGAKIAGHYTKLARQVCPLPKEAQHLAWLDLDTELGQEYWMAMNLAGEYASACHHQIHKRLAKAIGEKPVAIVENHHNFAWKEKLSDGTDVIVHRKGATPAGKGVLGIIPGSMTAPGFIVRGKGEFDSLNSASHGAGRQMSRRKAKDSLTNSDVRKYLKQQGVTLIGGGIDEAPMAYKDIHEVMQAQQDLVEVLGTFHPKIVRMAED; translated from the coding sequence ATGGGAAAGTCAAAGTTAAAAGGAAAAGATTTAATGGCTCTGGGCTTCAAACAAAGCCGTGCCATAGGGATTTTGCTGAATGTGATGCAAAAAAACTTCAAACATTCCAGCAAAGAGGAAAAGCTACAAATGGCTTCACGATTGTTAGCCAACCCTAAAAACTATGAAGAAGACGAAGCATTTGGACTTATTGCGAAAGAACTGATACAACAGGCCAATGTGGACGCAGGTATCATCACCGAATTGGGAGAAATTCCGCTTCGCAACAAATCCATAGATTTCCAAATTTACGGCAAAGAAAACATCGAGAAAGGTGCGATTCAGCAAATGTACACTGCCATGAAACTGCCTGTTGCGATTGCAGGAGCTTTGATGCCCGATGCCCATCAAGGATATGGGTTGCCTATTGGTGGCGTTTTGGCAACACACAATGCGGTAATTCCTTATGGTGTGGGCGTTGACATTGGTTGCCGTATGTGCTTGACTATGTACGACTTACCAGATAATTTCATCAAACGATACCATACCAATTTGAAGCAACATTTGGGAGACAATACCCGCTTTGGAATGGGGTGCGAGTTTGATACTCCGATGGATGATGAAGTATTGGAGAGCAAGGTGTTTCAAGAGATTGACTTTGTGAAAAAATTGAAGCAAACTGCTTACAAACAAATCGGTACATCAGGAGGCGGCAATCATTTTGTCGAATTTGGAATGGTCGAAATTTTGACGACCGAAAACGACTGGAATTTGCCGATTGGAAAATACGTTGCCATTTTATCACACTCTGGATCAAGAGGTTTGGGTGCAAAAATCGCTGGACATTACACCAAATTAGCCCGTCAAGTATGTCCACTTCCCAAAGAAGCACAACATTTGGCTTGGTTGGATTTGGATACCGAATTGGGGCAAGAATATTGGATGGCCATGAATTTGGCAGGAGAATACGCTTCGGCTTGTCACCACCAAATCCACAAGCGGCTTGCCAAAGCGATTGGCGAAAAACCTGTGGCAATCGTGGAAAATCATCACAATTTTGCATGGAAAGAAAAACTGTCGGATGGTACAGACGTGATTGTGCATCGAAAAGGCGCAACTCCTGCTGGTAAGGGAGTTTTAGGGATTATACCTGGCTCTATGACTGCCCCTGGGTTTATTGTGCGTGGAAAGGGTGAATTTGATTCTCTCAATTCTGCTTCACATGGTGCAGGCCGCCAGATGTCTCGCCGAAAAGCCAAAGATTCTTTGACCAATAGCGATGTGCGAAAATACTTGAAGCAGCAAGGCGTGACGCTTATTGGAGGCGGAATAGATGAAGCTCCAATGGCTTACAAGGATATCCATGAAGTGATGCAAGCACAGCAAGATTTAGTGGAAGTACTTGGCACTTTCCATCCTAAGATTGTGCGAATGGCAGAGGACTAA
- a CDS encoding CHAT domain-containing tetratricopeptide repeat protein gives MKGDTLTQTINRADALFAEGEQLFQQNNTSDFYALFEKASQLYLKVENWERYLWCQYRISIWLSVRNRIQEANQIGEKGLKLCYQKLSGPHELKAEFHYRLFYCNFYQHSYVKAEEQAQQTLEIAQELQLTALIVKAYNAIASTYVQRSKHIMGLVFLFKALPYTKFLSHKIENIHLYQTMGHIYFHLKQFYLARVYLERGISMCEKQFGSDYLLIANFVMMLGGIEVEEGDYDEGLKAFTKVIDFKQKYNIEDGELSTAFSVMGEIHIHKGNWQKARQYFERAIRIQKSINENNYNWFVKLYYRYARLHIENERLDEGKLLAKKAKDILPNNADIELAYVYLLEADIALLENELMLVVEYLDEANKCVKEIISIQKVENLSIQFDLYKRQLEVLRRLFTKYHSKDYLISAIQLFPKVYTLIENTRSTVHETLDQLNVNQTAANFYQNATDILYELYLIENNPSYLEEIFVISEKNKVHSLLSTIQNTEALQMTAIPEKELQQLQQLQSAISEYQTLLQQSQAEEIVFDQYAEELVNLQVEYHQLMASIEQNHPEYLHLKHQTHETTLKELQSQVAAQTAAIVYTLTQKNLYILCVLSEEVFLQQIRWTEEDILLIDSFIDEGILGMNRKEYVQKSHQLYQYLIAPVEKYLEKNAIQSLLIFPDNQLLELPFEVLLTQKTSFRTAYGDIPYLLKQYDIRYHYSATLRAYQQSRKTQRKELPPRFLGFAPVYDDAHFSTQETDALPVEATRDVSIRGRNYKALLYSEKEVSDIQASFQKKGWEAQTYLRAKANLPDFKKQVAEMPAKFIHIAAHGVSNQKKNVLGILFSPDKNSLQIAASATTSNIESTSIRQQTAIPSSNGILYAHELYQLKLKSDLVFLSCCESGVGKIAAGEGILSLNRGLLYAGVSNIVFTLFKIYDQTTAIFAHHFYDYLLNKEDNYSKALQYAKLQLIAEGLPPRYWGGFLLLGD, from the coding sequence ATGAAAGGGGATACCTTGACTCAAACAATCAATCGGGCAGATGCCTTATTTGCAGAAGGAGAGCAATTATTTCAACAAAATAATACCAGTGATTTTTATGCCTTGTTTGAAAAAGCCTCTCAACTGTACTTGAAAGTCGAAAATTGGGAACGATACCTGTGGTGTCAATATAGGATAAGTATTTGGTTGAGTGTAAGAAACCGCATACAAGAGGCGAATCAAATAGGAGAAAAAGGATTAAAATTATGCTATCAAAAACTAAGCGGACCACATGAATTGAAGGCCGAATTTCATTACAGGCTATTCTACTGCAATTTTTATCAACATAGTTATGTGAAAGCTGAGGAACAGGCCCAACAAACCTTAGAAATAGCTCAAGAATTGCAGCTTACTGCGCTTATAGTCAAAGCCTATAATGCTATTGCAAGTACTTATGTCCAAAGGAGTAAGCATATAATGGGTTTGGTTTTTCTTTTCAAAGCACTCCCTTATACTAAGTTCTTGTCTCACAAAATTGAGAACATTCACCTGTATCAGACAATGGGACACATCTATTTCCATCTGAAACAATTCTACTTGGCTAGGGTCTATTTAGAGAGAGGGATTTCGATGTGTGAGAAACAATTTGGAAGCGACTACCTTCTTATTGCCAATTTTGTTATGATGTTAGGTGGAATCGAGGTAGAAGAAGGAGACTATGATGAGGGATTGAAGGCTTTTACAAAAGTCATAGATTTCAAACAAAAATACAACATAGAAGATGGCGAACTATCAACTGCTTTTTCTGTGATGGGAGAAATTCATATTCATAAAGGCAATTGGCAGAAAGCACGGCAATATTTTGAAAGGGCTATTCGGATTCAAAAGAGTATCAATGAAAACAATTATAATTGGTTTGTTAAACTCTATTATAGGTATGCAAGACTTCACATAGAGAATGAGCGTTTAGACGAAGGAAAATTATTGGCAAAAAAAGCAAAAGATATCCTACCTAATAATGCAGATATTGAACTTGCTTATGTGTATTTACTGGAAGCAGATATCGCACTGCTCGAAAACGAACTTATGCTTGTCGTAGAATATCTTGATGAAGCCAATAAATGCGTAAAAGAAATAATTTCAATTCAAAAAGTTGAGAACCTCTCTATACAGTTTGATTTATACAAAAGGCAGTTAGAGGTTTTAAGGCGGCTTTTTACAAAATACCATTCAAAAGACTATTTGATTTCTGCAATACAGCTTTTCCCAAAAGTATATACCTTAATTGAAAATACCCGTTCTACTGTCCATGAAACACTAGACCAGCTGAATGTCAATCAAACAGCAGCCAATTTTTATCAAAATGCTACGGACATACTATATGAACTATATCTAATCGAAAACAATCCATCTTATTTAGAAGAAATATTTGTCATTTCCGAAAAAAACAAGGTACATAGTCTCTTGTCCACCATCCAAAATACGGAAGCCCTGCAAATGACCGCCATTCCCGAAAAAGAATTGCAACAATTGCAACAACTTCAATCCGCCATCTCTGAGTATCAAACCTTACTCCAACAAAGTCAAGCAGAAGAAATAGTATTTGACCAATATGCAGAAGAATTGGTCAACCTCCAAGTAGAATACCATCAATTGATGGCCTCCATCGAACAAAATCATCCCGAATACCTCCACCTAAAACATCAAACTCATGAAACTACACTAAAAGAGCTACAAAGTCAAGTAGCTGCTCAAACTGCCGCAATTGTTTATACATTGACACAAAAAAACCTGTATATCTTATGTGTTCTTTCGGAGGAGGTATTCCTTCAACAAATAAGATGGACAGAGGAGGATATTCTATTGATAGACAGTTTTATAGACGAAGGAATTTTGGGTATGAATCGGAAGGAATATGTCCAAAAGTCCCATCAACTGTATCAATATCTCATCGCACCCGTTGAGAAATATTTAGAAAAAAACGCCATTCAGTCGCTGTTGATTTTTCCCGACAATCAGCTTTTGGAATTGCCTTTTGAAGTTTTGCTTACCCAAAAAACTTCTTTCAGAACTGCTTATGGTGACATACCTTATTTGTTGAAGCAATACGATATTCGTTACCATTACTCTGCTACCTTGCGAGCCTATCAACAAAGCCGAAAAACTCAGCGCAAGGAATTACCGCCCCGTTTTTTGGGCTTTGCACCCGTTTACGATGATGCTCACTTTTCCACCCAAGAAACGGACGCATTACCCGTTGAAGCAACGAGAGATGTGTCTATTCGAGGCAGAAACTACAAGGCTCTATTGTATTCTGAAAAAGAGGTAAGTGATATTCAAGCCAGTTTCCAAAAAAAAGGATGGGAAGCACAGACCTATTTGCGGGCGAAAGCCAATTTGCCCGACTTCAAAAAGCAAGTAGCAGAAATGCCCGCCAAATTTATCCACATTGCAGCACATGGGGTTTCCAATCAAAAGAAAAACGTACTGGGAATCTTGTTTTCTCCCGACAAAAACTCCCTACAAATTGCTGCTTCTGCAACTACTTCAAATATTGAAAGTACTTCAATTCGACAACAAACGGCTATACCGTCCTCCAATGGCATTTTGTATGCCCATGAACTCTACCAATTGAAGCTCAAAAGTGATTTGGTCTTTCTGAGTTGTTGCGAAAGTGGAGTAGGAAAAATTGCAGCAGGAGAAGGTATTTTGTCCCTCAATCGAGGTCTATTGTATGCAGGCGTTTCCAACATCGTTTTTACCCTCTTCAAAATCTACGACCAAACGACTGCCATTTTTGCCCATCATTTCTACGATTATTTACTCAACAAGGAGGATAACTACTCCAAAGCCCTACAATACGCCAAATTGCAGTTGATTGCAGAAGGTTTACCGCCGAGGTATTGGGGAGGGTTTTTGTTGTTGGGGGATTGA